CATGCATCTTTGAAGGTGTGACCTATATTCCTATATCTTTTATTATCTCTGCATCCTGCAGAGATTTTTTGTTTTTAACAAAAATGTTGAGTAAATTTGTATTATATTTAGTTAGACTGAATATAAGCATAAAAATTTGATTTATTTAGTGTTAATTATACTTGCAATTGAGTATTAAAAAGAGTTATGATATAATTAAAGGTCAATGAAAGTCAAACCTGATATTTGGAGGGTTGAATATGGGAAACTTATCTGATGAGATTGAAAAGTATTTGAATGATTTAATTAATGAATATCAGGGTAAAATTAAAATAAAAAGAAATAGGTTGGCTGATGAATTTGATTGTGCTCCTTCTCAAATAAATTATGTTCTTAATACTCGCTTTACATCTGAAAAAGGTTATATAGTTGAGAGTAGAAGAGGGGGAAGTGGATTTATAAGGATAATAAAAATTTCTATTGAATCTACAGATGATTTACTAAGAAAACTTTTAGCTAGAGTCGATCAACCTCTTACTAAAAAAGAAGCAGAAGGAATAATTGATAGACTATATGATAATAATATTATCAATGATCGAGAAAAGGAATTGATGGAAACTGTTTTTCATAAAAAGTCTTTAAAGGTAGATAAACCTCTTAGAAATCACTTAAGAGGAAATCTTATGAAATCAATGCTTGAAGTTATTTTGAAATCAGAACTGGATTAATTTTATATTATTATTGGAGGTGGCTTACATGTTTGATAGATTTACTGAAAGAGCAAGAAAAGTACTGAAATATGCTGAAGAAGAAGCAAGATCTTTAAAACACAATTATATTGGAACCGAGCACATTTTGTTAGGTTTAATTAGAGAAGAAGATGGAATAGCAGGTTCTATTTTGAATGATCTGGATATTACACTTGATAAAGTAAGAAAGAAAGTTAAGAATATTATAGGTGAAGGAAACCAGAAAAAAGACTCAATTAAATCGATTGGTTTAACACCTAGAACAAAAAAGATTTTAAATCTTTCTATGGATGAGGCAAGAAAATTAGATCATAATTATATTGGAACTGAGCATATTTTACTTGCATTAATTAGAGAAGGTGAAGGTGTTGGCATAAACATTATTACTCAATTAGGTGGGAATCTAGACGATATCAGAGATGATATATTAGATATTATTGGAGGAAATAAGTCTCGTTCTGCTGTAGTATCTGAAGGCAAAGGAGGAACTCCTAATTTAGATGAATATAGTCGTGATTTAACTGCTCTTGATAAAGAGGGGAAATTAGATCCTGTGATCGGTAGAGATAAGGAGATTCAAAGGGTTATTCAAGTTTTAAGTAGAAGAACAAAAAATAACCCGGTTTTAATTGGAGAACCAGGAGTTGGTAAAACGGCAATTGTAGAAGGGCTTGCTGAAAGGATTAATAAAGAAGAAGTTCCTGAGCTTTTATTGAATAAGAGAGTTATTTCTTTAGATTTGAGTGCAATGGTTGCTGGAACTAAATATAGAGGTGAATTTGAAAAAAGATTAAAGTCAGTGATGAATGACATTCAAAAAAGTGGTGATGTATTATTATTTATTGATGAACTTCATACTTTAATAGGAGCTGGAGCTGCAGAAGGAGCAATTGA
Above is a window of Halonatronomonas betaini DNA encoding:
- a CDS encoding CtsR family transcriptional regulator; its protein translation is MGNLSDEIEKYLNDLINEYQGKIKIKRNRLADEFDCAPSQINYVLNTRFTSEKGYIVESRRGGSGFIRIIKISIESTDDLLRKLLARVDQPLTKKEAEGIIDRLYDNNIINDREKELMETVFHKKSLKVDKPLRNHLRGNLMKSMLEVILKSELD